In Acidobacteriota bacterium, the sequence TTGAAAACCCACCTTTAAAAACAAAAATGATTTTATTTTTGCATCCAGAACATTTTAATCAAAGGGAAAGATATTCTGTAGCACTGAAAAGGGCCATAGAGTTTTACAGCAAAAATTATGGACCCTATCCATATGAGACAATAACACTTGTAGACCCTGCTCCAGGAGCAATGGGAGCAGGAGGGATGGAGTATCCAACATTAATAACTGCAGGAACTTCAAGAGTTCTTCCAAAGGGAATGCTTTTTCCTGAACTCGTTACTGTCCATGAATTTGGACATCAGTTCTGGTATGGGATAAGCGCTAACAATGAATTTGAAGAAGCCTGGCTTGATGAGGGAATGAATTCTTATTCTGAGGCAAAGGCAATGACAGAATACTGGGGTGAGAAAACATCTGTTTTTAACTTTAAATTTTTTAAGATTGGCGACATAGATTTTCAGAGATTTGGAGTCATCACATCAAGAAATTATGACCCGATTTATAAAAAATCATGGGAATACATAAGTGGTGGAAGTTATGGGATAAATTCGTACCAAAAGCCTGCAGTTATGCTTCTTACACTTGAAAATTACTTAGGAAAAGAAACATTTTCTAAAGTCATGAAGACATATTTCGAAATAGTGAAGTTTACTCACCCAAAAACAGAGGATTTTATAAAAACAGCAGAAGAAGTTTCAGGAAAAGATTTGAGATGGTTTTTTGATCAGGTACTTTTTGGTTCTGGTTCCCTTGATTATGGTATTGAATCAATAATGACTAAGAAAGTTAAAAAACCAAGGGGAAAATTTGATGTAAAAATTGAGGATATGAAAAAGGAGATGTGGGAAAGCGAGGTTACTGTTGTTAGATATGGGGAGGTAATTTTTCCCCAGGAGATTCTCGTTGTTTTTGAGAATGGAGAGAAGGTTTTTGAAAAATGGGATGGAAAGGAGAAGTGGAAAAAGTTTTCATATAAAAAACCGAACAGGGTTAAGTATGCTCAGGTTGACCCTCATAATAAAATACTTCTTGACAGGAATACTTTCAACAATTCTAAGTTAGCGAAGAAAAATTTGATTTTTCCATTAAGAGAGGCAATTAAGGGGACATTCCGTTTTCAAATGTTGCTGAGTTTTATTTGTTTATAAATTAGTGTGCTGTCCCACAAATATCTTCATGAATAATAAACTTCTCATGAAGCACACTGAAGGGGTATGGGGAAGGTATCTTCCCCATGTCTGGGGGGTGCTCAGCGAAGCGTCTAAGGAGATCTTTCTCCCATAGGGAAAGTGTCGTATCACACCATAATAATGAAAGACATTTAAGTGACATGACACTAAGTGTGCTTGGCCATATGACTTTTCAAAGAAAAAATTATTTATATCAAAGCACACTGAAGGGGTATGGGGAAGGTATCTTCCCCATGTCTGGGGGTGCTCAGCAAAGCGTCTAAGGAGATCTTTCTCCCATAGGGAAAGTGTCGTGTCACAAAAGAATAAAAAAATATTTAAGTGACACGACACTAGGAGGTATGAAATGCGAATTTTAAGTTCTTATAAATCAGGAGTGACTGAGGCTTTATCGAATAAAAAAATGATTTTTCTTCTGTGGTTTGTAAACGCTTTTGTTTCTTTTTTGATTTT encodes:
- a CDS encoding M1 family metallopeptidase — protein: MDIINKRRKNILDTCLSGLFRLSRLSRLFSLFSLVSLFGGNTIYGYEKVVDYRIKAQLFPEKKEIKGEEILVWKNVTSNSTDELYFHMYLNAFKNEWTTFIKEAKGIPKKFKITEDDWGWIKINSFAINGKELSENFERKARRNPAPSGAGKASNINDKIPCRRRIPANYGGVLQYVSSDDGNPYDQTVLKVKLPEAVPPQSSAEVKIDFISKLPRIIARTGFHRDDFFMVAQWFPKIGVLEEKGWNCHQYHRNSEYYADFGDYEVEIIVPEKYGVVATGKKLKEIKNKDGTISRIFSQDRVHDFAWCASKYHKIFIEDFSLENPPLKTKMILFLHPEHFNQRERYSVALKRAIEFYSKNYGPYPYETITLVDPAPGAMGAGGMEYPTLITAGTSRVLPKGMLFPELVTVHEFGHQFWYGISANNEFEEAWLDEGMNSYSEAKAMTEYWGEKTSVFNFKFFKIGDIDFQRFGVITSRNYDPIYKKSWEYISGGSYGINSYQKPAVMLLTLENYLGKETFSKVMKTYFEIVKFTHPKTEDFIKTAEEVSGKDLRWFFDQVLFGSGSLDYGIESIMTKKVKKPRGKFDVKIEDMKKEMWESEVTVVRYGEVIFPQEILVVFENGEKVFEKWDGKEKWKKFSYKKPNRVKYAQVDPHNKILLDRNTFNNSKLAKKNLIFPLREAIKGTFRFQMLLSFICL